The DNA region GGTGCATGAAAACCACCCTGTTAAGTGGAGCGGGCAGGCGGGCGGGGCAGTGCGCGTTTAGTTTCAAAACATGAAGTTGTTGATTGCTGAGGTATCAAGTAAAGTTGCATTGTATAGTTCCTACACCATTGAGGTGACATATGAATGTCGAGCAAATTCGCCCGCGCATTAGCAAAAATTTAAAAAATTTATTTCTAGATCCTAATAACTACCGTTTTGTTGACAATGACCAGCACAAGCCAGTCTCAGAAAAGGACATGCTAGATCCAACAATTCAGCGTAGGACTCGCTTTTTTATAGAAGGAAATAGACAAGAGAATATCAAAGATCTAATAGCAAGTTTTAAAGCTAATGGATACTTAGATGTTGATGTTATTCAAGTAAAGGATTTAGGAGATAACAATTATTTAGTCCTTGAAGGAAATCGTCGTGTAACGGCGCTGAAAGCATTGCAGGAAGCACATGAAAAGGGTTTTGATATTGGAAAACTAGACCCATCAATTTTTAGAAGTGTGCCTTTCGAAATCCATAATAATCAAGATGTTGAAAAACATTTGATTGTGATGGGATTAAAGCATATAAGTGGCAATAAAAAGTGGTCAACATTTAACCAATCCAAGCTGCTTTATGATTTTTTAAAACCATATGAAGACAAAACTCGAGATGAGTATGTTGAAAAAGAAGATGAGCTAGTTAGTTCGCTCGGTATTTCTAAAACTCGTCTTCGCTCTATGCTTAGAGTTTATAATCTAATTTCCTTATATAAAACAAGTGAGTATGCTGAGCAATTCGAACCAAGTATGTTTGGTATTTTTGAAGAAATAATCAAAAAGCCTGTAATTAAATCTTGGTTAGACTGGAGTGATAACGGTTATTATGCTCGAAATTTAGTGAATCTTGATAGGCTTTTTTCGTGGATCTCTAAAACAGATGAATACCTTGAGAAAAATGAGCTAGAAGATGACATTGAAGAGGAAAGTAATGGTGAATACGTTGAGCTAGAACCAATAATTACTAAATCTCTTGAGATACGAGATCTTGCTCTGTTCATCAATAATGAAAAAGCCTTGAAGGTAATGGAGGATGAGCGTAGCCTTGCAAGAGGATTAGCTGCGAGTGGTTCAGTAAATCAGCAAAACTATAAAAATGCTTTAAGCAAGCTTGAAGACTCCTTAAAGGATTTAAATTTATATAGTAGCCTCATAAACCAAGAAGATTTGCGCTTATTAGATGATGCAAAAGAAAAACTTACACAAATAATGCCAAAACAGACGGCTATAAATATCGAAGGAGGAAACTATACAACTAATTTTGAGTATGGAGTAAAAAAACACTTTAAATCTATTTATATCAAAAAATATAAATTCTTTAAAAATTTCTCATTGGATAATTTCAATAAGATTAATATCATTGCTGGGTTTAATAATGCTGGGAAAACTTCTTTACTTGAAGCGATTTACTTATTGACGCAGCGTAATGATATATCATCGCATTTTAATCTTATTAGGCAAAAAAATAAAATCAGTACTTTGAGTCCAACATTGTTGAATGCTCTTTTCCAAGATAAAATAATCTTATCAGGAGTGTTTGATGATAGTAATGTTACTGTTGAGATGATTAAATATGATGATTCTTCAATTGATAAACAAGATGACTATATAGCGTCTTATAGCTTAAAGTCTAGCATTGATGGAGAATTTAGAAATAACACAGTCCATACTTTTATTCATGAACGTATGAGAAGGAATGCTGATCAAGTTTCGCATTTGTGTTCATCGTCATTTAAAAGCCCTTATTTCTACGATATAGACGATTTGCTCACTGATTATAACAAAAGTATAGGTGCAAGTTTAACGTCTGTAACTGACTCAGAGTCAGATGATTTAAATATACAATCCGCTATCGGCCTGGTTATTGAATTTATGAATAAAATTGAGCCAACGATAAAAGATGTCAGATTCACTGAGGACATGGAGCTCAAAAGGTTTATCGTAGAATCAGCATATGATTTTAACAGAAGTTTCGATCTTACCTCTTATGGAGAGGGTATTCAGCGCATCTTTTATATAGCCTTATCTTTTGCTGCGTGTCGCAACGGTGTACTTTTTATTGATGAATTTGAAACTGCGATTCATTATAGTTTACTATTGGAGTTTACTAAATTTACGCAACAACTTGCAGAACGTTTCAATGTGCAAGTGTTCCTTACATCACATTCGGGTGAATGTATCACAGCTTTTTTAAATAACGATTATAACAATGATTGCATTACTGGATTTCAGTTAAGCAAAGTTGACGATAAAGTAGTTGTGAAAAGGGCTGATGGCGAAAGATTTGGCTATTTGATAAAAAATATTGATCTTGATATTAGAGGCTAAAATTGTGAGTGTATCTTATAATAGAGTCATAGTTGCCTTTTGTGAAGGACAGCATGACGTCGCTTTTCTTAGCAGAATTCTTTTAGTTAATGGATTCCTACTTCAAGATCTCAAAATTGGTCAATTACCTCCACCGTTTGATAAACGCTTTGAAAAAGAACTAAGTCAAGTAAGAATTCCAGATAAAAAACTTGGTTTTCAGCCAAACGGGCCGAAACTACCTTCTGTTTGTTTCTATCATGATGGGAACTTAATTTTTATACATAATCTAAATGGTGATGGCAGAAGTCGTGAAAGGGCTGAGTTAGTTACTATGTATAAAGAACTTTCTGGTACAGATGACTTCAGTATAGAAATTGCATATAGATTTTTATACTTTTTTGATGCTGATGAACTTGGCATTGATGCAAGAATAACAGAGATTAAAAATGAGATAGGATTAGAAGAAGCTACTCAACTCTCCAATGGTAGTATTATTGATTTCGATGGGAGTGAATGGGGTGGTTATATTTTTCATGATGTTCAAACTCAGCTTGGTACCTTAGAGGATCAATTGTTAGGTTATTTTCATAACAAAAGCCAACAATTGCAGCAAGATATTTTGAGTTTCCTTCAAACTAATTTATTGATACAAGAAAGAACGAGGCGATTTATAAGTTCTAATGCTGGTGAAAGTTATAGTGGAAGATCTCAGTATTACGAAAAAAAATCCGTTTTAGGTATGTATGCACAGCTCCAGTTTTCAGGTGTTAGTAATGCTGTTTTGATTAGTAACACAGATTTTTTAAAAGCTGTCGATATTAATGGATGTCAGCAATGTACTCTAATTAATAGCCTTTTTATATGACAATAATAAAGGCAGAGATTAATTTCTCTGCCTTTATTACAGATTTTATTGGTCAAAAAATGTTAAAGATGATTAATCTGAAGTTATCTCAGATTTCTGATGTTCAGGTTCGTGTCCGGTAAGCGGATCCGAACCAGAGTGCCTACATTGAAAAATCTCTTTTTTAGTAAAATTTAGGTTGTTACTCTTGTAATGGGGGCATAAAAAGGGGCATTAATCCATTTTTAAATGTAAAAACAATTAAAATACATCTGGTTAACTAAATATTCGAGTCCGGCCTTCGCACCATCGGAACATCAATAGACGTCAATGGACGTCTTTTTTTGTGCCTGAAATCCAGTATCCGCAAGGCTTTCCTCGCTTTTTCACTCAACCTAAGTCAACCTGATTCAATCTACATCAACTTACTGATGTGGGTACAACTGCGGGTATATCTCGGTTCGATAATGTTTGTACCCACACAGAACCCTTGAAAGGATACTCATCATGGCTCTGAGTGATGTGAAGGTTCGTTCGGCTAAGCCTGAAGAAAAAGCCTATAAGCTTACTGACGGTGAAGGCATGGTGTTGCTGGTTCACCCTAACGGTTCTAAATACTGGCGACTTCGTTATCGCTTTGGTGGCAAAGAGAAAATGCTGGCATTGGGAAAATATCCTGAAGTTTCGCTGGCGGACGCCAGGGCTCGTCGCGATGAAGCCCGTAAGCTGTTAGCAAACAGCGTCGATCCCAGTGAGAACAAGAAGGCCGTTAAGGTAGAGCAGGAGCAAGAGGCAATAACGTTTGAAGTGGTTGCCAGAGACTGGCATGCCAGCAATCAGAAATGGTCGGCATCGCATAGCGCTCGTGTATTGAAAAGTCTCGAAGATAATCTCTTTACTGCTATCGGTAAGCGGAACATTGCGGAACTGAAGACTCGGGATCTGCTTGTACCCATCAAAGCCGTCGAGTCCTCCGGGCGTCTTGAAGTCGCTGCTCGTTTACAGCAGCGTACTACCGCGATTATGCGCTTTGCTGTGCAGAGCGGCTTAATCGACTACAACCCTGCGCAAGAGATTGCCGGTGCGGTTGCTACGGCGAAAAGACAGCATCGTGCTGCTCTGGAACTTAATCGCATTCCTGAATTGCTTCATCGTATCGATCATTATTCTGGAAGACCGTTAACCCGACTGGCGGTTGAACTCACTTTGTTGGTTTTCATCCGTTCAAGCGAGCTGCGTTTTGCCCGCTGGTCAGAAGTAGATTTTGATACTGCCATGTGGACGATTCCGGGCGAGCGTGAACCGCTGGAAGGTGTCAAACACTCTCAGCGCGGCTCTAAGATGAAGACTCCGCATCTTGTTCCCTTGTCGCGACAAGCTCTCGCCA from Enterobacter chengduensis includes:
- a CDS encoding AAA family ATPase: MNVEQIRPRISKNLKNLFLDPNNYRFVDNDQHKPVSEKDMLDPTIQRRTRFFIEGNRQENIKDLIASFKANGYLDVDVIQVKDLGDNNYLVLEGNRRVTALKALQEAHEKGFDIGKLDPSIFRSVPFEIHNNQDVEKHLIVMGLKHISGNKKWSTFNQSKLLYDFLKPYEDKTRDEYVEKEDELVSSLGISKTRLRSMLRVYNLISLYKTSEYAEQFEPSMFGIFEEIIKKPVIKSWLDWSDNGYYARNLVNLDRLFSWISKTDEYLEKNELEDDIEEESNGEYVELEPIITKSLEIRDLALFINNEKALKVMEDERSLARGLAASGSVNQQNYKNALSKLEDSLKDLNLYSSLINQEDLRLLDDAKEKLTQIMPKQTAINIEGGNYTTNFEYGVKKHFKSIYIKKYKFFKNFSLDNFNKINIIAGFNNAGKTSLLEAIYLLTQRNDISSHFNLIRQKNKISTLSPTLLNALFQDKIILSGVFDDSNVTVEMIKYDDSSIDKQDDYIASYSLKSSIDGEFRNNTVHTFIHERMRRNADQVSHLCSSSFKSPYFYDIDDLLTDYNKSIGASLTSVTDSESDDLNIQSAIGLVIEFMNKIEPTIKDVRFTEDMELKRFIVESAYDFNRSFDLTSYGEGIQRIFYIALSFAACRNGVLFIDEFETAIHYSLLLEFTKFTQQLAERFNVQVFLTSHSGECITAFLNNDYNNDCITGFQLSKVDDKVVVKRADGERFGYLIKNIDLDIRG
- a CDS encoding tyrosine-type recombinase/integrase yields the protein MALSDVKVRSAKPEEKAYKLTDGEGMVLLVHPNGSKYWRLRYRFGGKEKMLALGKYPEVSLADARARRDEARKLLANSVDPSENKKAVKVEQEQEAITFEVVARDWHASNQKWSASHSARVLKSLEDNLFTAIGKRNIAELKTRDLLVPIKAVESSGRLEVAARLQQRTTAIMRFAVQSGLIDYNPAQEIAGAVATAKRQHRAALELNRIPELLHRIDHYSGRPLTRLAVELTLLVFIRSSELRFARWSEVDFDTAMWTIPGEREPLEGVKHSQRGSKMKTPHLVPLSRQALAILEKIKSMSGNRELIFVGDHDPRKPMSENTVNKSLRVMGYDTKVEVCGHGFRTMACSSLIESGLWSKDAVERQMSHQERNSVRAAYIHKAEHLGERRLMLQWWADYLDANRERGVTPFDFGKHFKI